One part of the Macrobrachium nipponense isolate FS-2020 chromosome 38, ASM1510439v2, whole genome shotgun sequence genome encodes these proteins:
- the LOC135209440 gene encoding CD63 antigen-like, with amino-acid sequence MAGPQMRGCGPLTVKYLVFFSNLVFCLSGLLLIAVGGVAQGFFRQYIQFFEGQYETPAVGLIILGAVILAVSFFGCCGAKRHNVIMLWIFIGLMTVILLCEIATVITVAVLRRDIEELVQKNLNETMSHYEDPKALPTMAWDEIQRKHRCCGVMSYLDWDTTPYGAHVSGVPDSCCIVENSGCGHDVFGFLSSGNDTAVPNVYSDGCYQALCDAAKGNIGAIAGGVVGLACFQIQGIWMSSYLIKSVRERYEQL; translated from the coding sequence ATGGCAGGTCCCCAAATGAGAGGCTGTGGCCCCTTGACTGTCAAGTATCTCGTCTTTTTCTCGAACCTGGTTTTCTGTCTGTCAGGACTTCTGTTGATAGCCGTTGGCGGCGTTGCTCAGGGCTTCTTCCGCCAGTACATCCAGTTCTTCGAAGGCCAATATGAAACCCCCGCCGTAGGTTTGATCATCCTCGGTGCTGTCATCCTGGCTGTGTCTTTTTTTGGATGCTGTGGGGCGAAGCGACACAACGTCATCATGCTGTGGATTTTCATAGGTTTGATGACCGTTATTCTGCTGTGCGAAATAGCCACTGTCATCACCGTAGCTGTGTTGCGACGTGACATTGAAGAACTCGTCCAGAAAAACTTGAATGAAACGATGAGTCATTATGAAGACCCAAAGGCTCTTCCCACAATGGCTTGGGACGAGATTCAACGCAAGCACAGGTGCTGCGGAGTGATGAGCTACCTCGATTGGGACACCACACCATATGGGGCTCACGTCAGTGGTGTCCCTGACTCCTGCTGCATCGTAGAAAATTCTGGCTGTGGCCACGACGTCTTTGGGTTCCTGTCCAGTGGAAATGATACTGCTGTTCCTAACGTTTACTCAGATGGGTGTTACCAAGCCCTTTGTGATGCAGCGAAGGGTAACATTGGAGCTATCGCTGGAGGTGTCGTTGGCCTGGCCTGCTTCCAGATTCAGGGAATCTGGATGTCTTCATACCTGATCAAGTCTGTGAGAGAGCGCTATGAGCAACTGTAG